CCACGGCTACGTCGCGCTGGGCGAGGAGGCCGCCGAGCGCGGTCGGGAGTACCTGCTCGACTACTACGCGTTCACCGGCCCCTTCGCCGAGCGGATCGCCGAGGGGTTGTTGACGACCCCCCAGGAGGTGCTCCAGTGTATCCGTGGGTACGCCGACGCGGGCTGTGACGAACTCATCCTCTTCCCGACCGTCGCCGACGAGGAACAGTACGACCGACTCGAGACCGTGATCGAAAACGAGTGGGGGTGATACGATGGAGATCGCTGTCGTCGGCGGCGGGCCGGGCGGACTGTACGCGAGCCTCCTGCTCAAGAAGGAACACCCCGACTGGGAGATCACCGTCTACGAGCGCGACCCCGTCGACAACACCTACGGCTGGGGCGTCGTCTTCTCGGACGCCACGCTCTCGAACCTTCGCGAAGCGGACACCGAGAGCCACGAGCGGATCACCGACGCCTTCGTCCGGTGGGACCCCATCGACGTCCACTACGACGACGAGCGCTTTCGCTGCGGTGGCCACGGCTTCGCCGGCATCATGCGCGCGGATCTCCTGGGCATTCTCCAGGATCGCTGTCGGGAGGTCGGCGTCAACCTGCGCCACGAGGTGGCGATCGACGACCCCGAGGAACTGGCGGCCGAGGTCGACCTGCTGATCGGCGCCGACGGCCTCAACAGCACGGTCCGCGAGCACTACGAAGACGGCTTCAAACCCTCCGTCGAGATGGGCAACGCGAAGTTCGCCTGGTTCGGCACCGAGAAGCCGTTCGACGTCTTCACGTTCGTCTTCCGGGAGAACGAACACGGCCTCTGGCGGGTCCACGCCTACCCCGGCCGCAAGAGCACGTTCATCGTCGAGTGCACCGAGGAGACCTGGCGCAACGCCGGCATGGACGAGAAAGACGAGGAGACCGCGCTCGCGTACTTCGAGGAGCTCTTCTCGGATCACCTCGAGGGCCACGCCCTCGAGAGCAAGCTCTACGCCTGGCGGAACTTCCCCGTCGTCTCCTGTCGGACCTGGTCGCTCGGAGACGACGTCGCCCTCGTCGGCGACGCCGCCCACACCGCGCATTTCTCGATCGGATCGGGAACCAAACTCGCGATGGAGGACGCCATCGCCGTCCTCGAGGGCGTCCGGGAACACGGCACCGACGGCGGGGCGGCGCTCAACTGGTACGAGAAGGAACGGCGGCCGCGCGTCGAGGGGCTCCAGGAGGCCGCAGAGCGGAGCCAGCGCTACTTCGAGAACGTCGAGCGCTACTGGCACCTCGAGCCCCGGCGGTTCGCGTTCAACCTGCTCACCCGGAGCGGCCGGATCTCGTATGAAAGCCTCAAGGTGCGCGACGTCGAGTTCGCCGACGAGTACGACCGCTGGTTCCAGCACGCGCTGGCGGCGAACCCCGGCACCGACGCGGTCCCCGTCGCCGCGAAACCGCCGCTGTTCCAGCCCCTCGAGTTGCGCGAGCTGACGGTCGAGAATCGCCTGACGCTGACCCGCCCGCCCGCCCACTCCGCGAGCGACGGCACCCCCTCGGAGAGCTATCTCGAGGGGCTGGCCGAGCAGGGCGAGCGCGGGCCGGGGCTGGTGCTAACCGACCCGGTCGCCGTCTCCCCCGAGGGGCGCATCTCGCCGGGAACGCCGGGGCTGTACGAGGAGACCCACGCCGACGTCTGGGGCGACCTCGTCGCCGACCTCCGCGACGGGACCGACGCGGCCGTCGGCGTCCAGCTGTTTCACGCCGGGCGGCGAGGATCGATGCGACCGCGAGCCCACGGGCTCGACCGGCCGCTCCCCGCCGAGGAGGGGTGGGAGCTGTTCGCCCCCTCCGCGAAATCCTATACGCCCGGTGGGCGCACGCCGACGGCGATGGACGGCGACGACTGCGAGCGGATCCGCGAGGCGTTCGTCCGGTCGGCGGAGCTGGCCGAGGCGGCAGGTTTCGACTACGTTCAGCTTCACGCCGGCCACGGCTACCTGCTCTCGTCGTTCCTCTCGCCGCTCACGAACGAGCGCGACGACGAGTACGGCGGCGACCTCGAGACCCGCGCTCGCTACCCCCTCTCCGTGTTCGACGCCGTCCGGGAGGCGTGGCCCGACGAAAAGCCGCTGGGGACGGCGCTGCAGGCGACCGACTGGAACCTCAGCGGACTGAAGACGAGCGACTCGAGGCGGGTCGCGGAGATGCTGGCTGACCGGGAGTGTGACCTCCTCTCGGTCGTCGCCGGCCAGGCGACGTTCAAGGAGCGCCCGCGGTACGATCCGACCGTCCTCGCGGACTTCACGGAGGCGTTCAGAAACGAGGTACAGATCCCGGTGCTGTCGACGAACTACGTGACGACCTACGACGAAGTGAACACGCTCGTCGGCGCCGGGCGGGCCGATCTCTGTACGTTCAGCCGGTGACGGTGGCGGGGTCGGTCGTCCGGTCCGCCTGCACCGGGCACCGCCGCAGGCGCGACGAGTCGCAGAATTTGCCGACGCATAGGAGTCCTTTTCACCCCGCCAGACGCAGTGAGTACCATGCTCGATTACGTCTCGCTCGAGGGCGACCTCGAGGAAGAAGAGCGGCTGATCCGGGATACGGCTCGCGAGTTCGTCGACGAACGGGTGCGCCCCGATATCGGCGACCACTACGAGAACGGCACCTTCCCCACCGACCTCATCCCCGAGATGGGCGAGATGGGGTTCTATGCACCCAATCTCGAGGGTTACGGCTCGCCAGGCGTTTCCGAGACCGCCTACGGGTTGTTGATGCAGGAACTCGAGGCCTGCGACTCCGGATTGCGGTCGATGGCCTCCGTGCAGGGTGCCCTCGTGATGTACCCGATCCACGCCTACGGCAGCGAAGACCAGAAGGAGGAGTGGCTGCCGAAACTGGGCGAGGGCGAGGCGGTGGGCTGTTTCGGCCTCACGGAGCCCCAGCACGGTTCGAACCCCTCGGGGATGGAAACGCACGCCGAGCGCGACGCGGATGGCTTCGTGCTCAACGGCTCGAAAACGTGGATCACCAACTCCCCGATTTCGGACGTCGCGGTGGTGTGGGCGCGGGACCGCTCCGCCGACGATAACCCGGTTCGAGGCTTCCTCGTCGAGACCGACCGCGACGGCGTCAGCACGAACAAGATCGACGAGAAACTCTCGCTGCGCGCCTCCATCACCGGCGAGATCGGTCTCAACGACGTCCGCGTGCCCGAGGAGAACGTTCTTCCCGGTGTGGAGGGGATGAAGGGGCCGCTCTCCTGTTTAACGCAGGCGCGCTACGGCATCGCCTGGGGTGCGGTGGGTGCGGCTCGAGACTGCTTCGAGGAAGCCCGCCAGTACGCCAAAGACCGAGAGCAGTTCGGCGGGCCGATCGGCCGGTTCCAGCTCCAGCAGGACAAACTCGCGGAGATGGCGACCCAGATCACCCTCGCACAGCTGCTGGCGTACCGCCTCGCGGAACTCAAAGAGCGCGGCGACCTCCGGCCCCAGCACGTCTCGATGGCCAAACGCAACAACGTCCGGATGGCTCGCGACCAGTCGCGCGTCGCCCGCGAGATGCTCGGCGGCAACGGCATCACGACGGATTACTCGCCGATGCGCCACATGGCCAACATGGAAACCGTCTACACCTACGAGGGCACCCACGACATCCACACGCTGGTGCTCGGCCAGGATCTGACGGGGATCGCCGCCTACGAATAAGACTGGAGGCGGCCCGTCCGCCGTTACGTGCTCAGTCGAGTCGAAGCGACTCGAGTCCCGCCTCGATCGCGTCGTCCCAGTCCGACGAGCCGCGAACGTCGCTCGGCGGTCTGGGCGGCTTCGGCTCCGCGGGGCGTGGAGCCAGCGAGCGCTGCCACCACTGCACGTCGTGCCACTCGCCGTTTTTGTAGCCGACCTTCCGGTAGACGCCGACGGGTTCGAACCCCATCGACCGGTGGAACTCGACGCTCGCCGGGTTGGGGAGCGCCGTCCCGGCGTAGACGTTGTAGTAGCCCTGGAGCTCCAGGGCTGCGAACAGCGATTCGTACAGCGCCCGTCCGACGCCCCGGCGGTGGTACCGGTCGTCGACGTACACCGACGAGTCGACCGACCACCGGTACGCGTCCCGCGTCCGGTGCGGACCGGCGTAGGCGAACCCGATCACGTCGGCGTCGTGCTCGCAGACGAGCCACGGATGGCGCGCCTCTGTCCGCTCGATTCGCCGCTCGATCTCCGAACCGCTCGGCGGCCGCTCTTCGAACGAAACCGCCGTCTCCCGGACGGAGGGTTCGTAGATGCGCGCGACTGCGCCGGCGTCGCCGTGAGCCGCAGGGCGTATGTCGGGCATGAGCCGTCGTACGGCGCTCGGGCGAATATCCCTTCTCCCGTCTACGCCACCGAGTCGATCGCGTCGAACGCCTCCCGAACGCCCTCGAGCCCTCGCCCCGCCGACAGCGCACACACCAGCAGAAGCCGCGCCTTCCACGCCGGCAGGTCGCCCCCACCGATGGCACCCGCCTCGAGCAGCGTCTGCGCCCCGCCACCGCCGCCGTAGACGCCCGCGGTGGTGCCGGCGTGACACCGCGAGGTGAGCACCACTGGCACCCCGCTGTCGAGGGCGGACTCGAGCGCCCCGCCCAGTTCGGCCGTCGCGTTCCCCAGGCCGGTTCCGGCGAGAACGAAGCCGTCGACGCCGGCCTCGAGTCCCGACTCGACCTGCCGGCCGTCGACGCCCGCCGCGTTCGTGACGATCTCGACGCGAACGCCGGCGCCGACGGCCGCACCCTCGATCCGCGGCGCGTACCGCCCCGGCTCCCGGAGGAAGCGCAGTCCGTTCGTCGTCAGTTCGGCGATCGGCCCCGTCTCCGGGGACTGAAAGGTCTCGAGGCGGCTCGTGTGGCCCTTCACGACCCAGCGGGCGGCGTGGACGGTGTCGTTGAACGCGAGGTAGCTCCCGCCGTCGTCCCGAAACCGCTCGTGGGCGGCGGTGCGAACCGCCAGCGTGAGGTTGGTGGGGCCGTCGGTCCCCGGCTGGTCGAACGACCGCTGGGCGCCGGTGAAGACGACCGGCAGCGGGAGGTCGCGGGCGAGTTCGGCGAGGAACGCCGATTCCGCCATCGTATCGGTCCCGTGGGTGACGACCACCCCGTCGACGCCATCGTCCGCGGCGCAGTCGACCGCCTCGAGCAGGTCGGCGGCGTGCTCGAGGGTCAGCTGGAAGCCCGACACCTGGCAGACGTCCTCGACCTCGATCGTCGCGAACTCGTCGATCTCCGGGATCGTCTCGAGGAGGTCGTCGCCGGCCTTCGAGGGCGTCTTCCCCTCGCTGGCGTCGTCGCCGCCGGTGCTCGCGATCGTTCCGCCGGTGGTCAGGATCCGCACGCGTGGCTGCATACCCCGATGGTCGACTCGAGGGAAAGTAGTCCCCCGTGGTTCGGTAAACCGGTACGGTTATCTCGCCGGCTTCCGTCGGACTGACACGTTCTCTTTCCCGGCCGGAGCGGTGGCGCCGTGCTGTCGGTTCCGGCCGGTCGCCGCACGTGACGCGGCGAATCACCATGACCAGAGACGTACGCACGATCCTCGAGTCGACCGCCGCGGAGTACGAGCTCCGGGGCGAGCTACACGCGGTCCCGCCACACGCCGTTTACGAGGCGGTCGTCGACGGCCAGCGGGCGGTCTGTAAGCTCGCGCGCGGCCCCGAGGCCGATCCGGCGACCGAAGCCCGAGTTATGGAGCGCGTCCGCCGGGAGACGTCGGTTCCCGTGCCGGAGGTGCTCGATGTCGGTCCCGACTGGTTCCTCGCCGCCTGGCACGACGGCGTCCCCGACGAGCCGACGGTCGGCGCCGAGCGCGCCCGTACGATGGGTGCCGGACTGGCGACGGTCCACCGCGAGACGACTTTCGAGGCGGCGGGCCACTTCACCACCGGCGGGACGGGAGGACTCGTCCTCGAGTCCCGCGAGAGCTGGCCCGAAACCCTCCGCGCGCTGGTCGCCGACTGCCGGCGATTCCTCGAGCCCTACGGCTACGCCGGGGTGGCCGAGGAGGTGAGCGCGTTCCTCCGGGAGCGCCCCGACGCGCTCGCGGGCGCGGGCGAACCGGTGCTGATCCACGGCAACTACCTGCGAGAACACGTCGGCGTGGCGGGCGGAGAAGTCACCTGCGTGATCGACTTCGAGCACGCGATGGCCGGCGACGGCGAGTACGACTACTGGGCGACGGCGCTGCCGACGTTCGTCGGGGCGAACGCCCCCGGCGGCGACCTCGGGCGGCGGGCGTTCCGCGAGGGCTACGAGTCCGTCAGGCGGCTTCCCGACGGGTTCGATCGCCGATCCGGCGTCTACCGTGTCGTCCTCGGCGTGACCTACCTCCGCTCGCTGTACCTCCAGGGGCAGTGGGAGCGGCCGGCGGCGGATCGCCGCGCCGAGTCGTTCGCCGGGAACATCCGGAAGCGCCTCGAGAGGCTTCGGGGCCGCGGGTAGTCGGCTGATCGGCGGAGTGAACTGCCGGCCGAACGGCCGAGGAGCGAGTCGTGACCGCCGAGAACGCGGTCTCGCGTGCCGGTATCAACACCCTCTTTGACGGGACGGGCCGAGCCTCGAGCGAGTCGTCGACGACGACCGGACTACTCGATGCGCTGGCGCTACCGGGACACCGTTCTCGCGCTGTGTACGCTCGCGTTCTTCGCGACCATGGTCGCACGGTTAGCGATCAGTCCGGTGGTGCCGGCGATCGAGGACGAGTTCGCCGTCTCGAGTACGGTCGTCGGCGTCGCCATGACCGGCCTCTGGATGAGCTACTTCCTCTCGCAGTTCCCGAGCGGCGTGCTCGCCGACCGCTACGGGGAGCGGCTGATCGTCCTGATCGCCATCGGGGGGACCGCGGTCTCGAGTCTCCTCATCGCGATCTCACCGGTGTTCGCCGCCTTCGTCCTCGCGACCGTGTTGCTGGGAGCGCTCGCCGGGTTACACTACAGCGTCGCCACGACGCTGTTGACGCGCACGTACGACGACATCGGAACCGCGATCGGCGTTCACAACGGCGGCGGGCCGGCGGCCGGCCTCGTCGCTCCGGTCGTCGCGGCCTGGATCGGGGTTCGCTACGGCTGGCGTCCCGCCGTCGCGATCGGCGCGGTGCTGGCCGTACCGATCTTCGTCCTGTTCGCCTGGCGGGTCCGACCGACCGAGCCTCGTCGGCCGGACCAGCCGATGCGCGAGCGGTTCGAATTCGAGGCGCTCGTCGACCTCCTGGCCCGGCCGAAGATCGCCTTCACGGTGTGTCTCGCGGTGCTCGCGGCGTTCGTCTGGCAGGGAACGGCGACGTTCATGCCGACCTTTCTCATCGAACACCGGGGCCAGTCGGGAACGACCGCGGGCGTCGTCTTCGGCCTCTACTTCCTCGTCCAGGGTATCATGCAGATCGTCGTCGGTGCGGCTTCCGACCGGTACGGCCGGGAGCTGTCGACCGCCGGCTGTATGATCCTCGGGGCGGCTGGGCTCGCGCTGTTGATCGTCGTCCCCGGCTGGCTCGCGGTGGCCGTCGCGGTGGTGTGTCTCGGAACGGGACTCGGCTGGGGGGCGGCGCTGTTGCCGCGCTTCATGGACGAACTCTCGGAAGCCGAGCGCGGCGCGGGGTTCGGTCTCGTTCGAACGGTGTACGGCGTCGTCGGCGCGCTCGGCTCGGTGGGGACCGGACTGCTCGCGGATCTGTTCGGCTGGGACGTCTCCTTCGCCGTCCTCGCCGGGTTGCTGGCGCTGGTGTTCTGTGCGCTCGCGGTCAACCGGCTGTTCGGACTCGGCTACTGACCGTCCTCCCGGCGCGTCGGCGGCGTACAGCTCACGACGCGGCCGAACAGGTCGCGGTTTCCGGCGAC
Above is a genomic segment from Natrononativus amylolyticus containing:
- a CDS encoding FAD-dependent monooxygenase — translated: MEIAVVGGGPGGLYASLLLKKEHPDWEITVYERDPVDNTYGWGVVFSDATLSNLREADTESHERITDAFVRWDPIDVHYDDERFRCGGHGFAGIMRADLLGILQDRCREVGVNLRHEVAIDDPEELAAEVDLLIGADGLNSTVREHYEDGFKPSVEMGNAKFAWFGTEKPFDVFTFVFRENEHGLWRVHAYPGRKSTFIVECTEETWRNAGMDEKDEETALAYFEELFSDHLEGHALESKLYAWRNFPVVSCRTWSLGDDVALVGDAAHTAHFSIGSGTKLAMEDAIAVLEGVREHGTDGGAALNWYEKERRPRVEGLQEAAERSQRYFENVERYWHLEPRRFAFNLLTRSGRISYESLKVRDVEFADEYDRWFQHALAANPGTDAVPVAAKPPLFQPLELRELTVENRLTLTRPPAHSASDGTPSESYLEGLAEQGERGPGLVLTDPVAVSPEGRISPGTPGLYEETHADVWGDLVADLRDGTDAAVGVQLFHAGRRGSMRPRAHGLDRPLPAEEGWELFAPSAKSYTPGGRTPTAMDGDDCERIREAFVRSAELAEAAGFDYVQLHAGHGYLLSSFLSPLTNERDDEYGGDLETRARYPLSVFDAVREAWPDEKPLGTALQATDWNLSGLKTSDSRRVAEMLADRECDLLSVVAGQATFKERPRYDPTVLADFTEAFRNEVQIPVLSTNYVTTYDEVNTLVGAGRADLCTFSR
- a CDS encoding acyl-CoA dehydrogenase family protein, yielding MLDYVSLEGDLEEEERLIRDTAREFVDERVRPDIGDHYENGTFPTDLIPEMGEMGFYAPNLEGYGSPGVSETAYGLLMQELEACDSGLRSMASVQGALVMYPIHAYGSEDQKEEWLPKLGEGEAVGCFGLTEPQHGSNPSGMETHAERDADGFVLNGSKTWITNSPISDVAVVWARDRSADDNPVRGFLVETDRDGVSTNKIDEKLSLRASITGEIGLNDVRVPEENVLPGVEGMKGPLSCLTQARYGIAWGAVGAARDCFEEARQYAKDREQFGGPIGRFQLQQDKLAEMATQITLAQLLAYRLAELKERGDLRPQHVSMAKRNNVRMARDQSRVAREMLGGNGITTDYSPMRHMANMETVYTYEGTHDIHTLVLGQDLTGIAAYE
- a CDS encoding arsinothricin resistance N-acetyltransferase ArsN1 family B — its product is MPDIRPAAHGDAGAVARIYEPSVRETAVSFEERPPSGSEIERRIERTEARHPWLVCEHDADVIGFAYAGPHRTRDAYRWSVDSSVYVDDRYHRRGVGRALYESLFAALELQGYYNVYAGTALPNPASVEFHRSMGFEPVGVYRKVGYKNGEWHDVQWWQRSLAPRPAEPKPPRPPSDVRGSSDWDDAIEAGLESLRLD
- a CDS encoding asparaginase: MQPRVRILTTGGTIASTGGDDASEGKTPSKAGDDLLETIPEIDEFATIEVEDVCQVSGFQLTLEHAADLLEAVDCAADDGVDGVVVTHGTDTMAESAFLAELARDLPLPVVFTGAQRSFDQPGTDGPTNLTLAVRTAAHERFRDDGGSYLAFNDTVHAARWVVKGHTSRLETFQSPETGPIAELTTNGLRFLREPGRYAPRIEGAAVGAGVRVEIVTNAAGVDGRQVESGLEAGVDGFVLAGTGLGNATAELGGALESALDSGVPVVLTSRCHAGTTAGVYGGGGGAQTLLEAGAIGGGDLPAWKARLLLVCALSAGRGLEGVREAFDAIDSVA
- a CDS encoding phosphotransferase family protein, which produces MTRDVRTILESTAAEYELRGELHAVPPHAVYEAVVDGQRAVCKLARGPEADPATEARVMERVRRETSVPVPEVLDVGPDWFLAAWHDGVPDEPTVGAERARTMGAGLATVHRETTFEAAGHFTTGGTGGLVLESRESWPETLRALVADCRRFLEPYGYAGVAEEVSAFLRERPDALAGAGEPVLIHGNYLREHVGVAGGEVTCVIDFEHAMAGDGEYDYWATALPTFVGANAPGGDLGRRAFREGYESVRRLPDGFDRRSGVYRVVLGVTYLRSLYLQGQWERPAADRRAESFAGNIRKRLERLRGRG
- a CDS encoding MFS transporter — protein: MRWRYRDTVLALCTLAFFATMVARLAISPVVPAIEDEFAVSSTVVGVAMTGLWMSYFLSQFPSGVLADRYGERLIVLIAIGGTAVSSLLIAISPVFAAFVLATVLLGALAGLHYSVATTLLTRTYDDIGTAIGVHNGGGPAAGLVAPVVAAWIGVRYGWRPAVAIGAVLAVPIFVLFAWRVRPTEPRRPDQPMRERFEFEALVDLLARPKIAFTVCLAVLAAFVWQGTATFMPTFLIEHRGQSGTTAGVVFGLYFLVQGIMQIVVGAASDRYGRELSTAGCMILGAAGLALLIVVPGWLAVAVAVVCLGTGLGWGAALLPRFMDELSEAERGAGFGLVRTVYGVVGALGSVGTGLLADLFGWDVSFAVLAGLLALVFCALAVNRLFGLGY